From the genome of Triticum aestivum cultivar Chinese Spring chromosome 3B, IWGSC CS RefSeq v2.1, whole genome shotgun sequence, one region includes:
- the LOC123066123 gene encoding peroxidase 2-like, which translates to MAASSCFPLAARCSLLLTAALVLALTLGAHGHAGADAGAGLSSSFYEDSCPGAGDIVRRVIQKARVADARIPASLIRLHFHDCFVQGCDGSLLLDNDLPAIMTEKEVPANDRSARGFKVVDDIKRALENACPGIVSCADILALASEISVELAGGPRWSVPLGRRDGTSTNIESANNLPGPFDSLEMLQEKFKNLGLDDTDLVALQGAHTFGRAQCQFTQRNCSAGKDEETLVNLDTITPDVFDNKYYGNLLRGRAPLPSDQVMLSDPVAAATTARIVRRFSGSQKHFFKNFAASMVKMGNISPLTGRAGEIRNNCRRVNRKPY; encoded by the coding sequence ATGGCTGCTTCCTCTTGCTTCCCGTTAGCTGCTCGCTGCAGCCTCTTGCTCACGGCAGCGCTGGTACTAGCGCTGACCCTTGGAGCCCACGGTCATGCAGGTGCCGATGCCGGTGCCGGGTTAAGCTCGTCCTTCTACGAGGACTCGTGCCCCGGTGCGGGCGACATTGTCCGGCGCGTCATCCAGAAAGCCCGCGTCGCCGACGCGCGCATCCCAGCCAGCCTCATCCGCCTTCACTTCCATGATTGCTTTGTTCAGGGCTGTGATGGCTCGCTTTTGTTGGACAACGACCTCCCGGCGATCATGACCGAGAAGGAGGTCCCTGCCAACGATAGGTCAGCACGCGGGTTCAAGGTGGTTGACGACATCAAGCGTGCACTAGAGAATGCATGCCCCGGCATCGTGTCCTGCGCCGACATCCTTGCCCTCGCCTCCGAGATCTCTGTCGAGCTAGCTGGAGGGCCGCGCTGGAGTGTGCCGCTGGGCCGCCGAGATGGCACGAGCACCAACATCGAGAGCGCCAACAATCTCCCGGGCCCTTTCGACTCTCTTGAGATGCTCCAGGAGAAGTTCAAAAACTTGGGGCTCGACGACACTGACCTTGTCGCCCTCCAAGGAGCACACACCTTTGGGCGGGCGCAATGCCAGTTCACGCAGCGGAACTGCAGCGCCGGGAAGGATGAGGAGACGCTCGTGAATCTCGACACAATCACCCCTGACGTCTTTGACAACAAGTATTACGGCAACCTCTTGCGTGGCCGCGCCCCTCTCCCTTCGGACCAAGTAATGTTGTCTGATCCTGTTGCCGCCGCGACCACTGCACGGATCGTTCGCAGGTTCTCCGGAAGCCAGAAGCACTTCTTCAAGAATTTCGCAGCGTCGATGGTCAAAATGGGGAACATAAGCCCGTTGACCGGAAGGGCCGGGGAGATTAGGAACAACTGTAGGAGGGTGAACAGAAAACCCTATTGA